The Roseofilum reptotaenium CS-1145 genome includes a region encoding these proteins:
- a CDS encoding SLBB domain-containing protein, translating into MGTYTKNFQFCRPLFALGVGCGLIIPLILPAVAQHTGTEPNWPIQESSEERNSPISTENSSIATDNAYVLVGGDRIQIDILELPEYSGNYQIPVDGLIELPLIGSIRLGRLTLAQAREALVQAYSDVLRYPVITIRLVSPSPLNVVVAGEVTNPGAFTVSLIGGEGGNPGIQYPTVIEVLKEAGGITLAADISQIKITRTIWQDNQQKEITLDVDLQQLIQGNPSSTDITIRSGDKIFVPTQFEVNLKQLWQLARVDFSADRNQRQSIVVAGEVHNPGSYHITLAIPGSPVISLPTVSSAIQEAGGIKPLADLRNMKLRRQTQTGSELIIPLDFWELLHNGDITQDTIVQSGDSIIIPRVAEISNAEVSELAAVNFARQSITVSVIGEVRSPGSLEVPPSTSLNQILLRAGGFNGSRAKTSRVQLLRLNSNGKVISRQIGIDFNQDINEQTNPFLQDNDIIVVSRSGIARFSDTLQLALNPANRLFSLWSIPLRTLEVLARIGVIQSEEN; encoded by the coding sequence ATGGGTACTTATACAAAAAACTTTCAGTTTTGTCGCCCCCTGTTCGCTTTGGGGGTCGGATGTGGGTTAATAATTCCTCTCATCTTACCAGCAGTTGCTCAACACACTGGTACAGAACCGAACTGGCCGATCCAGGAATCTTCTGAGGAAAGAAATAGTCCTATATCAACAGAAAATTCATCGATCGCCACCGATAATGCTTATGTTCTAGTTGGGGGCGATCGCATCCAAATCGATATCTTAGAACTCCCCGAATATAGCGGCAACTACCAAATCCCAGTTGATGGCCTCATCGAACTTCCTCTGATTGGTTCAATACGCCTTGGACGCTTAACCTTAGCTCAAGCTAGGGAAGCCCTAGTTCAAGCCTACAGTGATGTGCTGAGATATCCAGTGATCACGATTCGATTGGTTTCTCCTAGTCCATTGAACGTGGTCGTTGCTGGAGAAGTTACCAATCCTGGTGCTTTCACAGTGAGTCTGATTGGTGGAGAAGGGGGTAATCCAGGAATCCAATACCCTACCGTAATCGAGGTTCTTAAAGAAGCAGGTGGAATAACTCTAGCAGCAGATATCAGTCAAATTAAGATTACCCGAACCATTTGGCAAGATAACCAGCAGAAGGAAATAACCCTCGACGTTGATCTGCAACAGTTGATTCAGGGCAATCCCTCCAGCACAGATATAACTATACGCAGTGGAGATAAAATCTTCGTACCCACTCAATTTGAAGTCAACTTGAAACAACTATGGCAACTGGCTAGAGTTGATTTCTCAGCCGATCGCAATCAGAGACAGTCTATTGTTGTTGCCGGTGAAGTTCATAACCCGGGTTCCTACCATATTACCTTAGCCATACCGGGTAGCCCAGTGATCAGCTTGCCTACTGTTTCCTCAGCTATTCAGGAAGCCGGAGGAATCAAACCCTTGGCAGATCTTCGTAACATGAAGCTACGTCGCCAGACTCAAACGGGTTCTGAGCTGATTATTCCACTCGATTTTTGGGAGTTGTTGCATAATGGAGATATTACTCAAGATACCATTGTTCAAAGTGGAGACTCAATTATCATTCCTAGAGTAGCGGAAATTTCTAATGCAGAAGTGTCTGAATTAGCGGCAGTCAACTTTGCCCGGCAGTCAATTACAGTGAGTGTGATTGGAGAAGTGCGATCACCTGGCTCCCTTGAGGTGCCACCGAGTACTTCTCTCAATCAAATATTACTGCGTGCCGGTGGTTTTAATGGCAGCCGAGCCAAAACTAGCCGAGTACAACTCCTACGGTTAAACTCCAATGGGAAAGTCATCAGTCGCCAAATTGGGATTGATTTCAATCAAGATATCAATGAACAAACGAATCCATTCCTACAAGACAATGACATCATTGTTGTCAGTCGTTCTGGGATAGCGCGCTTTTCTGATACCCTTCAACTCGCTCTCAATCCTGCTAACCGTCTTTTTTCATTATGGAGTATCCCACTACGCACTCTTGAGGTACTCGCTAGAATTGGCGTTATTCAATCCGAAGAAAATTAA
- a CDS encoding GumC family protein, with the protein MTNSKKIPTSYSENGRPEIASLNGMATFRAEEFPEEQTIDLTWLLSVLRRRVWIMAAATFVLSVLSGGSLVWMARQTVPSYEGWLQLLLEPVTAEGRSARLLLLGESGGDTDLADITGKLRIESTDLVDYETMIRVLKSPKVMEPLIEELQQEYPEINYNNLQSKLVLSRRSYEKDGKQEGTKIMLVRYEDSDTDKILFVLDKVSEAFLQYSLDERIDALQKGVDFIDEQLPELRERVEYYQLQLQNIRQKNGINFPDIEASGLSEQSLLIKKRKLEYQAELEGKRRFYETFKRQIESGNPISVLTFKDQAYKSILEDYQQIEVQLSLKLSQFREDSIPIKILQEKQERVMNTVQDIAQVELETASSEIEVLESRIKSLEASQKEVDRKIQIFPDILRQYSEIEASLEVKKNTLKEFLEKRETLRLNASQRDFPWSIISPPKLLRYSNGQLKPTSQVSTRKQLALALILSMLLGVAIGLVIEILDPVFHSPDEIKIDTKTKLLGVIPTDRQMKESQKKRRQFYKLFVNSKYGDRTWYQPEYSALFVESFRSLYTNINLLGSKNHAIRSLVVSSASPEDGKSTVALNLAQTAAAIGKRVLLVDANLRSPQLHLSLGLENKQGLSDTVVNYLSLNEVIQASPIEENLLFLSAGQISPDPIKLLSSQKMQYLMGQLQGFFDLVIYDTPALVGLADPYILADYTDGMILVVRVGKTERSAIAQALEERRTSKTNILGIVANDVQDSISKTSRVHHQHYYSSPSSTTRLDEGITRL; encoded by the coding sequence ATGACGAACTCAAAAAAAATACCTACATCCTATTCAGAAAATGGTCGCCCAGAAATAGCAAGCCTTAATGGTATGGCAACCTTTAGGGCTGAGGAGTTTCCAGAAGAACAAACAATCGATCTTACCTGGTTGTTATCTGTATTGCGTCGTCGGGTATGGATTATGGCGGCGGCAACTTTTGTATTGAGCGTATTATCTGGAGGAAGCCTTGTCTGGATGGCTCGTCAAACTGTACCCTCCTATGAAGGTTGGCTACAATTGTTGCTCGAACCAGTAACCGCAGAAGGTCGTTCCGCTCGACTGTTATTACTAGGTGAATCAGGTGGAGATACCGACTTAGCTGATATTACAGGTAAACTTCGCATTGAAAGCACTGATTTGGTTGATTATGAAACAATGATTAGGGTACTCAAAAGCCCGAAAGTGATGGAGCCTTTAATTGAGGAATTGCAGCAGGAATACCCTGAAATTAATTACAATAATTTGCAGTCGAAACTCGTTCTTAGTCGCAGAAGTTATGAAAAAGATGGGAAGCAAGAAGGAACTAAAATCATGTTGGTTCGATATGAAGATAGTGATACTGATAAAATTTTATTTGTCTTAGATAAGGTTAGCGAAGCATTTTTACAATATTCTTTAGATGAACGAATAGACGCTCTACAAAAGGGAGTTGATTTTATTGATGAACAGTTGCCTGAACTGAGAGAAAGAGTTGAATATTATCAGTTGCAACTGCAAAATATTCGGCAAAAAAATGGTATAAACTTTCCTGATATAGAAGCTAGTGGTTTATCAGAGCAATCACTTTTAATTAAAAAAAGGAAACTGGAATATCAAGCGGAGTTAGAGGGTAAAAGACGTTTTTATGAAACATTCAAAAGACAAATTGAGAGTGGTAATCCAATTAGTGTTTTGACCTTTAAAGATCAAGCTTATAAATCGATATTAGAAGATTATCAGCAAATCGAAGTGCAACTTTCACTGAAACTCAGTCAGTTTAGGGAAGATAGTATTCCTATAAAAATCTTACAAGAGAAACAGGAAAGAGTAATGAACACTGTACAGGATATTGCTCAAGTAGAATTGGAGACAGCAAGTAGTGAAATTGAAGTTTTAGAATCCCGAATTAAATCTTTAGAAGCATCGCAGAAAGAAGTGGATCGCAAAATACAAATTTTTCCAGATATTCTCCGACAGTATTCGGAAATTGAAGCCTCTCTAGAGGTTAAAAAAAATACACTTAAAGAATTTTTGGAAAAGCGAGAGACGCTTAGATTAAACGCTTCTCAAAGAGATTTTCCTTGGTCAATTATTTCTCCCCCTAAACTGTTGAGATACTCGAATGGACAATTAAAACCTACATCTCAGGTCAGTACTAGGAAGCAACTGGCCCTAGCTTTAATCTTGAGTATGCTACTGGGAGTTGCAATTGGATTAGTTATAGAAATTTTAGATCCAGTATTCCATAGTCCTGACGAGATAAAAATTGATACAAAGACAAAGCTTCTTGGAGTGATTCCTACTGATCGGCAGATGAAAGAAAGTCAGAAAAAACGACGGCAATTTTATAAATTATTTGTCAACTCTAAGTATGGCGATCGCACGTGGTATCAACCCGAATATAGTGCTCTATTCGTAGAGTCTTTTCGTTCTTTGTATACCAATATTAACTTACTGGGATCTAAAAATCACGCCATTCGATCACTTGTCGTCAGTTCCGCTAGTCCTGAAGATGGCAAATCTACCGTTGCTCTCAATCTCGCTCAAACCGCTGCTGCCATTGGTAAGCGAGTTTTGCTCGTTGATGCCAACCTACGTTCTCCTCAACTCCATCTATCCCTCGGTCTAGAGAATAAACAGGGTCTCAGTGATACTGTGGTGAACTACCTGAGCCTCAATGAGGTCATCCAAGCCTCCCCTATCGAAGAAAACCTATTGTTCCTCAGCGCCGGTCAAATTTCTCCCGATCCGATTAAACTTCTCTCCTCCCAGAAAATGCAATACCTGATGGGACAATTGCAGGGATTCTTCGATCTCGTCATCTACGATACCCCTGCATTAGTGGGATTAGCCGATCCCTACATCCTCGCCGATTATACTGATGGTATGATACTTGTCGTTCGAGTTGGAAAAACTGAGCGTTCTGCGATTGCACAAGCTCTAGAAGAACGAAGAACGTCTAAAACTAACATCCTCGGCATTGTAGCTAATGATGTGCAAGATAGTATCTCAAAAACATCCAGAGTTCATCATCAACACTACTATTCCTCTCCTTCCTCTACAACACGGTTAGATGAAGGTATAACGAGGTTGTAA
- a CDS encoding LEVG family PEP-CTERM protein, with protein sequence MTSQSLSEITKRVSTVAAGAVASTLVAGMLAPSASANPGNPFTGFEGEFDTGFGCIEECLDMPLGYIQSVESLAWDDAENPGTPQRSRLFLDGLGTANEYTNNTETVNFGESDLGTNTTGYWFRAVAPNEEQGQLEVGDFEFNFTETIDELTIDFFDVENGWGTTGVTHVNGQEVNSLFHRNELGDEAFYDSNLLSLTFTDVSSITLSLGADYAGLTGDGVAFRFQGFDEIITKDVPEPSTVLGLGFLAAASALGLRKRRS encoded by the coding sequence AAATTACCAAAAGAGTTAGTACAGTAGCAGCTGGAGCAGTAGCTTCCACTCTAGTTGCAGGGATGTTAGCTCCCTCCGCCTCCGCTAACCCTGGTAATCCTTTTACTGGTTTTGAAGGTGAGTTTGATACTGGTTTTGGATGTATTGAAGAGTGCCTGGACATGCCACTTGGATATATTCAAAGTGTAGAGAGTCTGGCCTGGGATGATGCGGAAAATCCAGGAACTCCTCAGCGCAGCCGCCTGTTCTTAGATGGGTTGGGAACCGCTAACGAGTACACCAATAACACGGAAACAGTTAACTTCGGTGAGAGTGACCTGGGAACTAACACCACAGGATACTGGTTCCGTGCTGTTGCTCCCAATGAAGAACAAGGACAACTCGAAGTTGGTGACTTCGAGTTCAACTTTACTGAAACCATTGATGAGCTGACAATTGATTTCTTCGATGTTGAAAACGGGTGGGGGACAACTGGCGTAACTCACGTGAATGGTCAGGAGGTTAATTCACTCTTCCATCGCAATGAGCTAGGGGATGAAGCCTTTTATGATAGTAACTTGTTGAGCTTGACCTTCACAGATGTTAGCTCCATTACTCTCTCTTTAGGAGCCGATTATGCAGGCCTCACCGGTGACGGAGTAGCCTTCCGCTTCCAAGGATTTGACGAGATTATTACTAAGGATGTACCGGAACCTTCTACTGTCCTTGGTTTAGGATTCTTAGCTGCGGCAAGCGCTTTAGGACTTCGCAAGCGTCGTAGCTAG